CTGGTTGGGCGGTGCCAGACTATGTATTAAGCCGCTTTCACCAAGAGGAACAAGAAGACTTGAACGCTGCCTTGGAAAAAGCGGCGGATGCCGTAGAAGGAATTTTGAAGTTGGGCATGTCGAACGCGATGAATCGATTTAATCGTTAAAAGCTGGGATTATCCCAGCTTTTTTTCATAGGCTTCACCAGCAGCGGTAACTTGCGCTTGAGATAAATCCACGTTGGTAGGGTACGGATCATCTTCCTGGTATGTGTAGACAACACCTTTTAGATACCCTTGCTTTTCTAAATACTTTAAGGCCATGGAGAAGATGCGCGGGTCAAAGCCTAGGGCAGCAGCATTGATGGCTTTGAAATTTTGCTGAGTTTGCTGTGCTTGGCAAAGACGAATTAAAATAAGATCATGGGGGCCGGTGAGGGAAACATTTTCCCAAGGGCCGTCTTGGTTTTCAAGATGAGTTTGTGTAAGCTTTAAAAGTAAATCCGAACGCATGCTAGGACCTCCTCAGTTATTCATATAAATGTTTTGTAAAGAAATAGGCTTATCTTGCAATGCTGCAGGAGATAACTGCACAAGAGCGAATCAAATGAAAAGACAGAAAAAACTGTCTAACTCTAATTGCATAACCTGAAGGAGGGCATGGGCTGTGAAAAAAATTTTACTCTTGGCGGGAGATTGTGCGGAAGATTACGAAGTAAAGGTTCCGCAGCAAGCATTGCAAATGTTGGGGTACGAAGTGGTTGTTGTTGCTCCTAATAAAAAGGTTGGCGAAACGCTGCAATTGGTTGTACATGATTTTATCGGACTGGATACATACGTGGAACTGACTGGTCACCGTATTCCAGTTGATGCAGCGTTGGAAAGCGTAAAAGCTGCTGATTTTGTAGGTCTGGTGGTACCTGGTGGTCGTGCTCCTGAGTATGTGCGCATGTATCCTCAGGCCATTGCCATAGTGAAAGAGTTTTTTGCGCAAGGCAAACCGGTGGCTGCTGTTTGTCATGGACCGCAGCTTTTGGCTGCTTGTGAAGTTCTGAAAGGTAAAAAAGTAACTTCTTATCCGGCTTGCGCCGCCGAGTGCCGTTTGGCTGGCGCTTCTTGGGAAGACGCTCCGGTTGTGACCGACGGACAGTTGGTTACCGCCCAAGCGTGGCCTAATCATCCGGAATGGTTGCGCTCTTTCGTAGAACTTTTGGGCGCTAAAATTAGCATTTAATAGTAGTACTTACTCAGCAGGCCGTCGGCATTTGCCGGCGGCCTGTTTTTTTATCTGTACCTTTTTCGTTTTTCTTCTTACAAGGGGGCCGATGGTTTCCGGTGGCTCACTAAAACTATTTTACGATAAGCACCGGGATAGGCGAATAGGTCACAAGCTTGTGGGCCACGCTGCCAAGCAGCAGGCCTTCAAAGCCGCCGGCACCGCGGGTGCCGCTGATCAAAAATGCGAAACTGCCCTCGGTGGCATGTTCAATCAAGGTATCGACAATATGTCCTTCCAAAAGTGCAGTTGCGGCGGTTTGGCCCCGTTCTTGGCAGTGGGCGGCTGCGCGCTCCAACATGGTCTGACCGTTTTTACGGTTTACCTCCATTAAAGCATACGTATCGGTTGGGAAATCTGCGAATAGGCTGGGGAATGGCGGAATTACCGTGACGATTTCCAATTCGTACAGCAACTGTGCATTGAGGTCCAGTGCCCAATCTAACGCTCGCTGGCTGTGTTCAGAACCGTCATAAGCCAGCATTAATTTTTTGTTTGCCATGTGTATCCACCTCGCATTCAAATTTTCTTGCTTTATTTAATTGTAACGAATGCTGTGAAAAAAGAAAAGGGAAAAGACGCAATAATCGGGCAGTAATTATACATGGCAATTTCATGCTGCGAAGAGTGGAACATGATATAATGGCTGCAGAACCAGATAAAGGAGAGCGAAAGCATGCTTACAGTAGTATATGCCGCTCCGGATGGAGAGATTTTTGATGCACCAGGGCAGGCGGCGGTAGCTCGGCATGGCGAGCGGCAGCGTTTGCTGAGAGATGACGAAGTCATGCCACTGCCGGAAGGCGCGGAATTATGTTTGTTGCCGGGACGACGGGCGGTTACAATGAATGATGCTGGGCAAGTGGAGCGATTGGGACCGGGATTGTTAGCGGTAGCTGCCATTTTGCCGATGGGATATACGCGCACGCTTGTGCCGGCCTTTGAACGGGAAGAGAACGCACCGCTATTACCGCTTTTTGGCTATGCGGCGGTAGCACTAAAGGGAGACGAAATGGTCGTGGCGGCGGTGCCGGGAGATGATAATGAGAAATGGCATCCCTACCGATACAATACCAAAGACTTACGGAAAAAAGTGAAGGCGGTTACCACAGCGCTGCCGAAAAATCGCATTGTGAAACAATTAGGAGATTGCTCGCTGAAATGGCATTGCTGTACAGCGCAAAATCTTTTCTATCGGCGTTGGGAAGCGGGAGTTCCCACGTCTCCAACGTGTAATGCGCAGTGTTTAGGATGTATTTCCTTGCAGCCGGCAGAGTGCTGTCCTTCGCCGCAAAGCCGTATTGCTTTTGCGCCGACAGCCGAGGAAATTGCGCAGGTGGGGTTATATCATTTAGAGACGGCGCCGGAAGGTATTATTAGTTTTGGGCAAGGTTGTGAAGGCGAACCGGCCTTGGCATACGAGCGCATTGTGCCAGCAATGAGGCAGATTCGCGCTCAATGCAATAAGGGGCAAATCAATATTAATACCAATGCCGGCTGCACTAAGGGGATTAAAGCCATTGTCGACGCGGGTCTCGACAGCATGCGCGTCAGTATTATCAGTGCCCGTGAAGCAGTCTATCAGGCTTATTATCGGGCGGAAAACTACACACTGCAGGATGTAGAGGAGTCTATCTGTTATGCTAAAGGAAAAGGGGTTTATGTGTCGTTGAATATGCTCTTTTTTCCTGGACTTAACGACCGGCAAGAAGAAGTAGAGGCTTGGGAAGATTTTTTAGAACGAACCGGCGTAGATATGATCCAACTGCGCAATCTTAATATTGATCCGGACTGGTTGTTAGAGACGATGCCGCCGCAAGAAGCGGAGCCGATTGGCGTGCCTGCGTTTTTAGGGCAGGTGGCAAAACGGTTTCCTGGCTTGGTGCTGGGCAGTTTCAGTCACTTTGTGAAGAGCGAAAGTGATTGACATGGAAAAATAGAGGGAAGGATCTTGCGGTGTCTCTATTGACTATGCTATACTAATTGGGTACAATCAGCTGATTTTGTTTGGCGATGACTCAATCCCTAGGGTAAAGAGAGGTGTATGCTTCGATGAAAGAACAAATTCATCCGGATTACCAGGAAGTGAAAGTGACCTGCGGTTGCGGGAATACCTTCATGACCGGCTCGGTGAAAAAAGAATTGCGTGTGGACGTTTGCTCCAACTGCCATCCCTTTTACACCGGTCAGCAGCGTAATATTACGGCTGGCGGTCGGATCGAAAAATTCAACAAGCGTTACGGAAAGTAATAGGACGCAATTCTGTAGCAGAGCAGCGATGCTCTGCTACAGTTATAATTACGCCTATTTGCATAAAGGAGATTCCTATGAGTAAGAAGCCGACAATTGGTGGTCAGGCTGTCATTGAGGGCGTGATGATGCGCGGCCCGAGGTACCTGGCTACGGCGGTCCGTCGGCCTGATGGCGGGATTGAATTAAAAAAAGAACTCTTTTCTTCTATTAATGAGCGGTATCCGCTTTTAAAGCTGCCTTTTGTACGAGGGACGGTAGCTTTGTTAGAATCCTTGGTTTATGGGTTGCAGGCGCTGTCGTTTTCGGCGCAAGCTGCCGGTGAAGAAGAAGAACAACTGAGCACTAAAGAACTAGTGATGACAATGATGGTTTCCTTTGTACTGGCCATTGGCTTATTTGTAGTGCTGCCAACCTTTGCTGCTAAATACATTCACGAAGCCGTGACCGATCCGGTTTTGCTTAATTTGCTGGAAGGTGCGTTGCGTTTGATTTTGTTTTTCGGATACGTAGCGGCTATTTCTTCGATGAAAGACATCCAGCGGGTGTTTCAGTACCACGGTGCAGAGCATAAGACGATTTACGCTTACGAAGCAGGCGAGGAATTGACCGTGGAGAATGTACGGCGTCATAGCACGCTGCACCCGCGATGCGGGACGAATTTTCTCTTGATCGTTATGGTGGTCAGTATTCTGCTTTTTGCTTTCTTAGGCTGGCCTGATTTATGGCTGCGCATTACTTCGCGAATTGTGCTGCTGCCGGTGGTAGCTGGAATTGCTTATGAAATCATTCGCTATGCCGGACGCCACGTGGGCGAGCAAGCGCTGGTAAGCGCCATTGTGCTGCCGGGTATGTGGCTGCAAAAGCTGACTACTCGTCAGCCGGACGACTCGCAGATTGAAGTGGCCATTGCGGCGCTGCAAGCGGTCCTGCCGGAAGAAGAAGAGGCAGTGAAAGAAATAGCTGCAAATTGATAACTGTTGTATTTTTGTTGTGAGGTACTATTAATGCTAGAAAAATTGCAGGCAATTGAAGATAAATATCAAGAATTAGAAGCTATGCTCAGCGATCCCAACGTGATGGCGGACATGCAGCGTTGGCAGCAGCACACCCGGGCCCATGCCCGATTGACTCCCCTGATTACAGCGTTTCGAACCTACAAGGGGACGCGGCAGGCTGTGTTAGAAGCGCGGGAAATTTTGGCGGAGGAAAGCGATGCAGAAATGCGGGAGCTGGCCAAGGCCGAACTGGAGGAACACCAGGGGAAGCTACCGGAGATGGAGCAGGAGCTCCGCGTACTGATGTTGCCCAAGGATCCTAATGACGAAAAGAGCGTTATTGTGGAAATTCGCGGCGGCGCCGGCGGCGATGAGGCGGCGCTCTTTGCAGGCGATTTGTTTCGCATGTATACCCGCTATGCCGAAGGCCGGGGCTGGCGAACGGAAGTCTTGGACGGAAACCCGTCCGACTTGGGCGGCTACAAGGAAATCGTTTTTGTCATTGACGGCGACGGCGCTTACAGCCGTCTGAAGTTCGAAAGCGGCGTGCATCGGGTGCAGCGTGTGCCTGTGACCGAGTCTGGCGGCCGTATTCATACTTCAACCGTGACTGTAGCCGTTTTGCCGGAAGCGGAAGAAGTAGACATCAATGTGAATCAAAACGATTTGAAAATTGACACCTATTGCGCCAGCGGCGCCGGCGGCCAGCACGTTAACAAGACGGAGTCAGCCATTCGGATTACTCATTTGCCCACGGGAGTAGTGGTTACCTGCCAGGACGAAAAGTCTCAGCTGAAAAATAAAGAGAAGGCCATGCGGGTGCTGCGCGCTAAGCTGCTGGAAAAAGCGCAAGCAGAGCAGCATGCGGCGGTGGCGGCAGACCGGAAAAGCCAGGTTGGCACAGGCGATCGCAGCGAGCGCATTCGGACGTATAATTTTCCCCAAGGGCGAGTGACCGATCATCGCATCGGTCTGACGTTGCATAAGCTGGATTTTGTGCTCAACGGCGAGCTGGAAGAATTGATTGAAGCGCTGATTGCGACAGAGCAGAGCGAGAAATTGAAACAAATGGAGTGAGAATGGACGTGGACAAGGATCGCTGGACTATCGGCCGCGTTCTGTCCTGGACCAAGCAGTACTTTGCGGACAAAGGCGTCGAACAGGCGCGTCTGGATGCGGAAGTACTGCTTTCCCATGTCCTCGGCATGGACCGGTTACACTTATATGTGCGTTTTGATCAGCCTTTGCTGCCGGAGGAACTGGCTGCTTTTCGGGCTATGGTGCTGCGCAGGGCGGCACGAGAGCCTGTGGCGTACATTTTGGGCTGTAAGGAATTCATGGGCTTGGAATTTTTTGTTTCCTCCGATGTGTTGGTGCCGCGGCCGGATACGGAGCTATTGATAGAAGCTTGTGAAAAGCGACTGCAGGACGTTTCAAAGGCGCGTATTTTGGAGATTGGTCCTGGAAGCGGCGCAGTGGTGATCAGCCTGTTGAAGCGGCAACCGCAGTGGCAGGCCGCAGCGGTGGAGTTATCGCCGCGAGCTGCGCAAATGGTGCGAAAAAACGCCAAACGCCACGAAATAGAAGCAAGACTGCAACTGTATGAGGGCGATTTGTTTGCGCCTGTGGCGGGAGAGTATTTTGACGCCATTATCTCTAATCCGCCGTATATTCCCGAAGCGGACCTTGATGGGTTGCAGCCGGAAGTGCACTGTGAGCCGCGTATGGCGCTGGCTGGCGGTGAGGACGGCCTGGATTTTTATCGGCGGCTGGTACGGGAAGGCGGCGCCTATGTGTGTGCGGGTGGCTGGCTGCTGCTGGAAGTCGGCAGCGGACAAGCAAAAGAAGTAGCGCAATTGGGGGCGCAGTCTGGTTGGCAGGTGGAGGCTATTTTGCCGGACTATGCCGGGATTGAGCGAGTTGTGGCTTTGCGCAAGCAAGGGAGCTGAGTAGATAATGGATATCCTAAAAAAAGAAACGTTGTGGTGGCGAGTGGACGCGGAAAAGCCGGAGTTGGAAATCATTGCGGCGGCAGCACAAATGCTTCGGGAAGGCAAGCTCGTAGCTTTTCCTACGGAAACCGTCTATGGCTTAGGTGCGAATGGTTTCAACGCAGAGGCGGCGGCTTCGATTTATTGGGCTAAAGGAAGGCCCTCGGACAATCCTTTGATTTTGCATATTGCCGATTTAAAAGACTGGGAGCCGTTGGTCCAGCAGATTACGCCCGTAGCTAGAAAGCTGGCGGAACATTTCTGGCCGGGGCCGTTGACAATGATTTTGCCACGGAGCTTCCGCGTTCCTGATGTGGTCACTGGCGGTCTGGATACGGTAGCTGTGCGCATGCCGGCGACGGCTGTGACTCGCGAACTGATCCGGCAAGCGGGCGTGCCTATGGCAGGGCCTAGCGCCAATACCTCCGGCAAGCCAAGTCCGACGACCGCGGAGGCTGTCTGGGAAGATTTGCACGGACGCATAGATGCCATTTTAGATTGCGGCCCTTGCAAGGTAGGCTTGGAGTCTACCGTGGTGGACCTTAGCGGTGACGTGCCGATGTTACTGCGGCCAGGCGGCTTGACGGTGGAAGCGCTGCGAGAGGTCATTCCAAACCTGCAGATGGACCCCGCCCTGGCAGGCGCCGAGGTTGTGATTCCCAAGGCGCCAGGCATGAAGTATCGACATTACGCCCCTAAAGCGGCTGTCGAAGTATGGGAAGGCCCAAAAGAGGTAGTAGAGAAGGCTTTTTTGAAGGCTTGGCAACAGGATACGACCGAGGAAATCGGATTTTTGGTAACGGCGGAGCTGGCGGCATGGCTGCCGACCTCGCCTAGAGTGATAACTTATGGACAGCGCAGTCAGCCGCAGACATTGGCTGCAGGTCTTTTTACCGCTTTGCGGCGCTTTGACTCTCTGCCGGTACGCAGCATTCTGGCGGAAGGCGTCGACGAAGCCGGTCTAGGACAAGCGGTGATGAACCGTTTGCGCAAAGCTGCCGGGCAGCGCATACGTCGCTTTGCAAAAGGAGAATAACGATGATGCGAGTCATGATGGTTTGTACGGGAAATACTTGTCGCAGCCCCATGGCAGCGGCGCTGCTCCAAGAGAAGATACGTCAAGCTGGTGCGGAGTGTCTCGTAACGGTGGCTTCTGCCGGTGTGATGGCGGCTCCGGGCGAGCCTATGTCGGCGCAGGCGCAAGCCGTATTGATGCAAAAAGGTTTGTCCGGTCAAGAACATCGGGCGGCTCTTCTTACTAGAGCGGATTTTGCATCTTATGATTTAATTTTAACTATGACAACACAGCATAAGAGACTGTTACTGTCTGCGCCTGAAGCGAAGGCGGAACGCATTTTTACGTTGTGCGAGTATGCGGGAGAAAATGGCGATATCAGCGATCCTTACGGCGGTGACGAAAGTATATATACTGCTTGTGCGCTGGAGCTGGAAGGACTTTTAGACAAGGCATGGGAGAAAATAAAAATTTTGGCAGGAAAAAAGCAAGTATTGGCGAAGAAAACGAATGATTGTTGGCAGAAGGAGGGAATGGATTTGAAAATTGCGATCGGCAGCGATCATGGCGGTTTTCGGCTTAAAGAAGAGATTAAGGATTATCTGCGGCAACAAGGCGTGGAACATACGGATTTCGGCACGTATTCCACGGCATCTGTGGATTATCCGGACATTGCCCAGACGGTGGGAGAAAAGGTCGCCGCTGGAGAGTTTGAGCGCGGTATTTTAATTTGCGGTACTGGTATTGGCATATCTATTGCAGCCAATAAAGTGCCTGGAGTCCGTGCTGCCTTGTGTGGCGACGTGTTTTCCGCGCGGATGTCTAGGGAACACAATAATGCAAACATCTTGGCTCTTGGCGAGCGCGTTACTGGTTCCGGCTTGGCTCTGATGATCGTCCAGACCTGGCTGGAAACCGAATTTGCCGGCGGACGTCATGCGCGACGGGTGGAAAAAATTAGCGCCCTAGAGAAATAGCAAGTAGAGAAGTCTTGCGAACTACAAGTAGGTAAGGGTATGTGCAGGAGGCGGAGCATATGGAGGCGGCCATAGGAGAACAGGCGGCGGCAGCGTTGCAGGAACTGATTGTCCAAGGGGAATTGCAGCCGGGTTCCTTGATTGTGATTGGCTGTAGTACCAGTGAGGTAATTGGCCGTACCATTGGGACGGCTGGCTCGCAAACGGCGGCGCAGGCGCTGCTGACAGGGCTGCGCCAAGTGGCTGAACGGGAAAGGATGGCTTTGGCCATTCAGTGTTGTGAGCATTTGAACCGGGCTTTAGTTGTAGAGAGAGAAGTGTTGGAGCAGCATGGTTTGGCGGAAGTGTCGGCTTTTCCGGTCCCTACGGCTGGAGGCGCTTTGGCCGCACAAGCCATGCTTCAATTTGCAGAACCTGCCCTGGTAGAAGAAATTCAGGCGGATGCAGGCTTGGATATCGGGAATACGCTGATTGGCATGCATTTAAAACGTGTAGCAGTACCCCTGCGGCTGGCAAACAGTCGTATTGGAGAAACGAATGTGGTGGCTGCCCGGACGCGGCCCAAACTGATAGGCGGCTGTCGGGCCGTATATAGCCGTCCTGTAGACGGAGTGGACAAATAAAGGAGGCAAAAATGATGAATTATTTGCAGACCGTAGATCCAGAAATCGCCGCAGCCATTGCGTTAGAAAAAGGACGGCAGCAAAACAAGCTGGAATTAATTGCTTCGGAAAATTTTGTTTCCCAGGCAGTGATGGAAGCCCAGGGTTCGGTTCTGACCAACAAATATGCCGAAGGTTATCCTGGCAAGCGTTATTATGGCGGCTGTGAGCATGTAGACGTTGTAGAGCAACTGGCGATTGATCGAGCCAAAGAACTTTTTGGCGCCGAGTTTGCCAACGTACAGCCCCATTCGGGAGCGCAGGCGAATACGGCTGTCTATTTTGCTTTGCTTAAACATGGAGATACTCTTTTGGGCATGAACTTGTCTCATGGCGGCCATTTGACCCATGGCAGCCCGGTAAATTTGTCAGGCGTGTATTTCAATGTAGTTCCCTATGGCGTTGACGCCGAGACGCATCGTATTGATTATGACGAACTGGAAAAACTGGCGAAGGAGCATCGGCCCAAGATGGTTGTAGCCGGAGCCAGCGCGTACCCGCGAATCATTGACTTTGAAAGAATGGCAGCCATCGCCCACAGTGTGGATGCGATGCTGATGGTAGATATGGCTCATATTGCCGGTTTGGTAGCGGCAGGCGAACATCCGTCTCCGGTTGGCCATGCCGATATCGTGACGACGACAACCCATAAAACACTGCGGGGACCGCGCGGCGGTTTGATTCTCTGCAGCGCCGCCATGGGGCCTGCCATTAACAAAGCCATTTTCCCCGGTATCCAGGGCGGTCCGCTGATGCATGTCATTGCGGCTAAAGCTGTGGCATTCAAAGAAGCGATGAGCGACGACTTCAAGACCTATCAGAAGCAGATTGTAAAAAATGCCAAAGCGTTGGCAGCGGAGCTGATGGCCCAAGGTTTTACCTTGGTATCTGGCGGCACAGATAACCATCTGATGTTGGTGGATGTGCGCGCTCAGAACCTGACCGGCAAGGTAGCGGAACGGCTGCTGGATGATGTGGGCGTGACGGTGAATAAGAATACCATTCCCTTTGATCCTGCCAGTCCTTTTGTGACCAGCGGCGTGCGGATCGGCACGCCAGCTTTGACCACTCGGGGCTTTCTGGAAGCCGACTTCCGCGAAGTCGGCGCGATTATCGCGTTGGCGCTGCAGAATCCTGATTCCGAAGCGAGCAAGGACGAAGCTCGGCGGCGCGTGGCGGCGCTTTGCGCCAAATATCCGTTATATGCAGAGTAACAAGGAGGACCATTCATGCAAGTAAAAGTTATTGATCATCCCTTGATTCAGCATAAGCTGACTCATATTCGCGATTTGTCGACCGGCACCAAGGAGTTTCGGGAACTGCTCGAAGAAATTGCCATGCTGATGACGTATGAGCTGACGCGTAAATTAAATCTGGAAGAAGTGGAAATAC
This genomic window from uncultured Anaeromusa sp. contains:
- a CDS encoding DJ-1/PfpI family protein; this encodes MKKILLLAGDCAEDYEVKVPQQALQMLGYEVVVVAPNKKVGETLQLVVHDFIGLDTYVELTGHRIPVDAALESVKAADFVGLVVPGGRAPEYVRMYPQAIAIVKEFFAQGKPVAAVCHGPQLLAACEVLKGKKVTSYPACAAECRLAGASWEDAPVVTDGQLVTAQAWPNHPEWLRSFVELLGAKISI
- a CDS encoding universal stress protein, with the protein product MANKKLMLAYDGSEHSQRALDWALDLNAQLLYELEIVTVIPPFPSLFADFPTDTYALMEVNRKNGQTMLERAAAHCQERGQTAATALLEGHIVDTLIEHATEGSFAFLISGTRGAGGFEGLLLGSVAHKLVTYSPIPVLIVK
- a CDS encoding radical SAM protein, which gives rise to MLTVVYAAPDGEIFDAPGQAAVARHGERQRLLRDDEVMPLPEGAELCLLPGRRAVTMNDAGQVERLGPGLLAVAAILPMGYTRTLVPAFEREENAPLLPLFGYAAVALKGDEMVVAAVPGDDNEKWHPYRYNTKDLRKKVKAVTTALPKNRIVKQLGDCSLKWHCCTAQNLFYRRWEAGVPTSPTCNAQCLGCISLQPAECCPSPQSRIAFAPTAEEIAQVGLYHLETAPEGIISFGQGCEGEPALAYERIVPAMRQIRAQCNKGQININTNAGCTKGIKAIVDAGLDSMRVSIISAREAVYQAYYRAENYTLQDVEESICYAKGKGVYVSLNMLFFPGLNDRQEEVEAWEDFLERTGVDMIQLRNLNIDPDWLLETMPPQEAEPIGVPAFLGQVAKRFPGLVLGSFSHFVKSESD
- the rpmE gene encoding 50S ribosomal protein L31, which gives rise to MKEQIHPDYQEVKVTCGCGNTFMTGSVKKELRVDVCSNCHPFYTGQQRNITAGGRIEKFNKRYGK
- a CDS encoding DUF1385 domain-containing protein, encoding MSKKPTIGGQAVIEGVMMRGPRYLATAVRRPDGGIELKKELFSSINERYPLLKLPFVRGTVALLESLVYGLQALSFSAQAAGEEEEQLSTKELVMTMMVSFVLAIGLFVVLPTFAAKYIHEAVTDPVLLNLLEGALRLILFFGYVAAISSMKDIQRVFQYHGAEHKTIYAYEAGEELTVENVRRHSTLHPRCGTNFLLIVMVVSILLFAFLGWPDLWLRITSRIVLLPVVAGIAYEIIRYAGRHVGEQALVSAIVLPGMWLQKLTTRQPDDSQIEVAIAALQAVLPEEEEAVKEIAAN
- the prfA gene encoding peptide chain release factor 1 — its product is MLEKLQAIEDKYQELEAMLSDPNVMADMQRWQQHTRAHARLTPLITAFRTYKGTRQAVLEAREILAEESDAEMRELAKAELEEHQGKLPEMEQELRVLMLPKDPNDEKSVIVEIRGGAGGDEAALFAGDLFRMYTRYAEGRGWRTEVLDGNPSDLGGYKEIVFVIDGDGAYSRLKFESGVHRVQRVPVTESGGRIHTSTVTVAVLPEAEEVDINVNQNDLKIDTYCASGAGGQHVNKTESAIRITHLPTGVVVTCQDEKSQLKNKEKAMRVLRAKLLEKAQAEQHAAVAADRKSQVGTGDRSERIRTYNFPQGRVTDHRIGLTLHKLDFVLNGELEELIEALIATEQSEKLKQME
- the prmC gene encoding peptide chain release factor N(5)-glutamine methyltransferase produces the protein MDVDKDRWTIGRVLSWTKQYFADKGVEQARLDAEVLLSHVLGMDRLHLYVRFDQPLLPEELAAFRAMVLRRAAREPVAYILGCKEFMGLEFFVSSDVLVPRPDTELLIEACEKRLQDVSKARILEIGPGSGAVVISLLKRQPQWQAAAVELSPRAAQMVRKNAKRHEIEARLQLYEGDLFAPVAGEYFDAIISNPPYIPEADLDGLQPEVHCEPRMALAGGEDGLDFYRRLVREGGAYVCAGGWLLLEVGSGQAKEVAQLGAQSGWQVEAILPDYAGIERVVALRKQGS
- a CDS encoding L-threonylcarbamoyladenylate synthase gives rise to the protein MDILKKETLWWRVDAEKPELEIIAAAAQMLREGKLVAFPTETVYGLGANGFNAEAAASIYWAKGRPSDNPLILHIADLKDWEPLVQQITPVARKLAEHFWPGPLTMILPRSFRVPDVVTGGLDTVAVRMPATAVTRELIRQAGVPMAGPSANTSGKPSPTTAEAVWEDLHGRIDAILDCGPCKVGLESTVVDLSGDVPMLLRPGGLTVEALREVIPNLQMDPALAGAEVVIPKAPGMKYRHYAPKAAVEVWEGPKEVVEKAFLKAWQQDTTEEIGFLVTAELAAWLPTSPRVITYGQRSQPQTLAAGLFTALRRFDSLPVRSILAEGVDEAGLGQAVMNRLRKAAGQRIRRFAKGE
- the rpiB gene encoding ribose 5-phosphate isomerase B, encoding MKIAIGSDHGGFRLKEEIKDYLRQQGVEHTDFGTYSTASVDYPDIAQTVGEKVAAGEFERGILICGTGIGISIAANKVPGVRAALCGDVFSARMSREHNNANILALGERVTGSGLALMIVQTWLETEFAGGRHARRVEKISALEK
- a CDS encoding TIGR01440 family protein, translating into MEAAIGEQAAAALQELIVQGELQPGSLIVIGCSTSEVIGRTIGTAGSQTAAQALLTGLRQVAERERMALAIQCCEHLNRALVVEREVLEQHGLAEVSAFPVPTAGGALAAQAMLQFAEPALVEEIQADAGLDIGNTLIGMHLKRVAVPLRLANSRIGETNVVAARTRPKLIGGCRAVYSRPVDGVDK
- the glyA gene encoding serine hydroxymethyltransferase, with amino-acid sequence MNYLQTVDPEIAAAIALEKGRQQNKLELIASENFVSQAVMEAQGSVLTNKYAEGYPGKRYYGGCEHVDVVEQLAIDRAKELFGAEFANVQPHSGAQANTAVYFALLKHGDTLLGMNLSHGGHLTHGSPVNLSGVYFNVVPYGVDAETHRIDYDELEKLAKEHRPKMVVAGASAYPRIIDFERMAAIAHSVDAMLMVDMAHIAGLVAAGEHPSPVGHADIVTTTTHKTLRGPRGGLILCSAAMGPAINKAIFPGIQGGPLMHVIAAKAVAFKEAMSDDFKTYQKQIVKNAKALAAELMAQGFTLVSGGTDNHLMLVDVRAQNLTGKVAERLLDDVGVTVNKNTIPFDPASPFVTSGVRIGTPALTTRGFLEADFREVGAIIALALQNPDSEASKDEARRRVAALCAKYPLYAE